From the genome of Edaphobacter dinghuensis, one region includes:
- the mreD gene encoding rod shape-determining protein MreD: MLNRSYTSRQELEQHTFSPLVTLFVPLLAIFLQAFVPKLLPRFSLLDLPLIVVLFFAVSRRSPIAGTLTGAVIGLLQDALTNQPIGVNGMAKSAIGYVAASIGLQVDVESPLTRILITFIFSLINSVLLFLIDHRLLGLPDYHLFWGHELIRACANTVVAIPIFFLLDYTKRTE; encoded by the coding sequence ATGCTCAACCGCAGCTACACATCCCGTCAGGAACTCGAGCAGCACACCTTCTCGCCGCTCGTCACGCTGTTTGTGCCGCTGCTGGCGATCTTTTTGCAGGCCTTTGTTCCCAAGCTGCTTCCGCGCTTCTCGCTGCTCGATCTGCCACTGATTGTCGTCCTTTTCTTCGCAGTCAGCCGCCGCAGCCCCATTGCCGGAACCTTAACCGGCGCAGTCATCGGCCTCTTGCAGGACGCGCTGACCAACCAGCCCATCGGCGTCAATGGAATGGCCAAGTCCGCCATCGGCTATGTCGCTGCAAGCATTGGGCTACAGGTCGATGTGGAAAGCCCGCTCACCCGCATCCTCATCACCTTTATCTTTTCTCTGATCAACAGCGTTCTGCTCTTTCTCATCGACCATCGCCTCCTCGGTCTGCCTGACTACCATCTCTTTTGGGGACACGAGTTGATCCGCGCCTGTGCCAACACGGTCGTTGCTATCCCCATCTTTTTCCTGCTCGACTACACCAAACGTACGGAATAG